The segment CTGATGAAGTAATAAACAGAAATGACAACAAATGGGAGCACAACTGCTATCAACTGTTCACATACAAAGAACAGAggatttagatatatatatatatatatatatatatattattttttcagaGAATTCACAAATAACTTATTACCGGGACAGCCCAGAAAGGAACTGTGTTGTCTTGAAGAGGGTATCTGAGATCAGTGAGCATATCCTCTCCAACAAAACGGTGAAAGGGTTCGATGACATTCAAAACAACTTCAATGACGATAAGCAGCAGAAGGATAAGCCAGTCATGCATGTGGAACCTTGCGACCGTGACTCCATGGGATCTTATCGTATGAGCACCTAACTGAATTTCGGGCATGCTTATCTATAAACGCACAGGAGAAGCATTGGTCCATAAAGATAGTTTCAGAACTAGGGTTTCGCAGAAAGTTACTAAATTAGGAAAGTCTATGGTAGAAATGGAAACTTTGCTCGAACTTAAACGAGATTACAAGTTTCAACAGCTCCTCTTAAGTAAAACAAGTAACCAACAAACAGGACACAAAACACCAGGGGGATAGCTCAATTCCACTATAACTTGCGTCTCAAGAACAGATTGGTGATAAGAGAGAAGACGATGAGTGTACCTTTTGGCGttagagatgatgatgataggcGCAGGGGAAAACGTCTCTACTACTCGCTGTTGGTTGCGTGAATAGGAATGGAGGAAGCGGGAAAGGGAGAATCTCTGAGTAGTTTCTCGGGGAAACTCAAAGGAAAGGGAAAGATGAAGGGTTTGGTCCATAAAGAATAAAGCTATCACtgctttagctttatttatgcctttgttttttttccagAAATAATAGAGAGACTACTTATGTCTTGttgtgaatttttaaaatttgaactgGATCCACTCAtgctgagtttttttttaataaataatggaaataaacaaaatagaaagtaataagaagaaaataaagttttctttacttgtaagatttttttttttgtgtcttttttttttaagtttcaatCTCACATATATTTCTTAAATGAttaaatctaatattattatttttgtaagtGATTAACAAACTGAGTAAACAAttgtacaaataaaaatatgatggCAATATCAGATTTTTCATGTATatttatgattaaaattaatgaggattaaattttaattaatttactagataaattatatatttttcttacaaaaataatatttctattctagaatgatttaatcatataaataaattagtaaAATACATGATTAGTTTCATTTAActaatcatttatatttttggttctTCAAATAATACTCTTTTGTGTAACTTCATCAAAAATGAGTTAAAATCAAAATACACCGGTGATATTTTTAAACTCCAATATATGATCgttttgaaggaaaaaaattatggaGAATTCTTTGTTCTTCGTATTTTATTCCAGTtatgttgaatttttttgttaaattattgACAGTTagacttcatttttttcttctaattccTCATGGATtaatgaatttataaaaaaaaataatcttttcaattttaacaagaaataaaataaattattcctactttttattattttcagtaAAAAATTTATTCGTTATTttgttcatcttctcctttcATAGAGCCAAACTTTCTTTGTTCACCAAAGCCGCGTTCACCAAAGGCCCATGGTAACACacaatcaaattttgaaattggGTTTGCCATTTAGCGGGCCCAAAGTATTTTGTGGTAAAGAGAAGAAAGTTAACATCTTCCATCAATCACCACCGGTCGTCACTCCACGTGTACCGGACATGAGAAACATCTGCCTTAAAAGTTCCGGTCTGCACCGAGAGCCAGCCACCATTCTCCAAATCTCCACTCGATGGCGACGATTCCTCCCCAACTCCCCTTGGCGACCCGCTCTGCTCTTCGCCGGGCGTCTTCCTCCGTCCATTTCTTCACCTCCACTTCTTCGTTCCGTCACCGCGCAACGAAGCTGTTTCTCCCGAGAGCCTTCTCTTCCTCAGTCAAGCTCCCCACGAAACCGCCGCTCTGCACCGCCGACGAGCTTCATTACGTCTCCGTTCCCAACAGCGACTGGCGCCTCGCTCTCTGGCGCTACTTCCCTCCTCCTCAGGTTACCCTCTCTTCACCCTTCTCTCTGTatcctctgtttttttcttctttctgatAAAGTCTTCTCCTTTACAGACGCCCACGAGGAATCATCCCTTATTGCTCTTGTCTGGAGTTGGAACTAACGCCATCGGATACGATCTATCTCCCGGTGTAAATGTTTTTGATTCAACTCTGTTTTGATTTGACTCTGTTTTTCATAAAGTTTCTACCTTTACGTGATTTGACTCTGTTTTTCATAAAGTTTCTACCTTTACGTGATCTTTCTAACACTGCTTGATGTAATTCACAGTGCTCTTTCGCAAGACACATGTCTGCTCAGGGATTCGAGACGTGGATTCTCGAGGTTCGTGGAGCAGGGCTGAGTACGAGAGTATCCGACCTCAAGGACGTTGAGGACTCCGCTCACGAGTTGTCTCATCAGATACAATCCACTGCTAAAGCTGCAGCTAAAGAAGCTCAGGTCACTGAGATTGCTGACACTGCACCACCAGCGTCGGATGTTTCCGTTGTTGGTGAAGAAGCCTCCTCAGCCTCAGCTTGGGACGAGTCCAAGATCGTGGCGAGGCTAACCGCAACATTCATGCGTTTATCAGAAAGACTCTCCGGTTTTCTCAGTGAAGGACAGTCATTGTTCATGTCTGCTAAGCTCTTTGACAAGATCGCTATGCTTTTGGAAGACTCGCGGATGTACGAGCGGTTTAACGAGATAAGATCAAAGCTCTTGAGTTTGATCGAGTCGAGGCAGAACTCAGGACTCGGTAACCAGATCAGGGAGTTGACTCAGCGGCTTGTGGATCTTCTTGACGATGGTCAGAAGTCTGTCTCTCCTCAGTTGATTGATCTGCAAGAGAGGCTCACTTCGACTATTGAGGATTTTCAGAAGCAGCTTGATTTGATTGTTAAGTATGATTGGGATTTTGATAATTACCTTGAAGAGGATGTCCCTGCTGCGGTGAGGAAGACATTGATCTTACtatgttttcacttttcacaTAACAATGTACTGAACtggtgtttttgtttttggttttgacGTAGATTGAGTATGTAAGAGCGCAATGTAAGCCTAAAGACGGTAAGCTGTTTGCTATTGGGCACTCCATGGGTGGTATCTTACTCTATGCAATGCTGTCACGTTGTGGTAAGTTTATATTCATCTTTATAACGGTCATAGGTTTAGGCCGTtactcattttattttattccatTTTCCTTAGCTTTTGAGGGACGAGAGCCTTGTCTGGCAGCTGTGGCAACTTTGGCTTCATCGTTAGATTACACAACTTCAGATTCTGCTCTCAAATTACTCATACCTCTTGTACGTAAATTTTGCTTTTATCACTCTCCGTTGGATTCTTCTGTGGTAATACTTACTAGAAACTTTCTTGTGTAGGCTGATCCAGCACAAGCTCTGAGTGTTCCAGTTGTGCCTTTAGGGGCTCTGTTGGCTGCAGCTTATCCTCTTTCGTCACGGCCTCCATACGTGTTATCTTGGCTTAACGATTTGATATCAGCGACGGATATGATGCACCCTGAGCAGTTAGAGAAGCTTGTTTTGAATAACTTCTGTAAGTACTGATGTTTGATCTCGTTGAAGTATGTACAGATACTCTTTATCTCTATGGTGATATTGAGGGTTTCTTTATTTTGCAACCTTGTAGGTACCATACCTGCAAAGCTTCTTATTCAGCTGACAACAGCTTTTCGAGAAGGAGGTTTACGAGATCGTAGTGGTGAATTTTACTACAAGGATCATCTTTCTAGTACCACTGTCCCTGTCTTAGCTCTTGCGGGTGATAGGGACTTGATCTGTCCTCCTATAGCTGTAGAAGGTATATTGGCTTTTGATGTTTGCTTTTAACTTGTACATAAATGAACAGCTACACAATACATAGTTGATTAATATTGCAGAAACATGCAGTATGTTTACTCACTAGTGTAAATTTGTAATTGCTTGTGAATATGGCAGACACAGTTAAGCTGTTTCCTGAGAACCTGGTCACGTATAAGTTACTCGGAGAACCAGACGGACCGCATTATGCACACTATGATTTGGTTGGAGGACGACTGGTATGTTGCATGTTGGAACTTTGTTCAATGCCTTACATGATATGTGCGTGCTTGTTTTCTATCTCAAGTCAGTTTCTCTGATAATCTCTCACTGCAGGCAGTGGAGCAAGTCTATCCTTGCATAACTGAGTTTCTTAGCCACCATGATTCTGCATAAAGTGAAACTTCTCTTCCTGGCATGATATATGCATGAAGACGCTGTATCAGAAGTGCCTGTTAATAAGGATGTCATTTTCGTTGAATACATGTACATTTAGTGTTACGGCAAAACTGTACATTAGCTTAGGAGGCTTTTTTCCAAGTCATACacttgtaaattaaaaaaacatctaATAAGATGCTTGAAGCTCCTGTCTACTTAATgatttcctttttgttttgttatggcGACAAGCTGTTTATTCGAAAAGTTATGTTTATTAGAAGAATGGGTGTTCCCTTCCCTTGTACATGAGAAGAACTGTATGTAGACATGGACTTACATGTATATTATGAATCTATCTTGGATCTACAGACAACACATCACTATCCTACTTTGCAGTAAGGCGTGGGATGCATGATGTAATGATAAAACTGAATCAGTCTCTTCAAAGATATTGTCTTTCTTCCATCATGTAAGACCATACTGAGTTCTCTTTTTCCATCGGCACTTCAGTTCATTGAATTCTCTATCTTGCAGTCATTgtgcaaaaataaaaataatggtTCATGTAGATCAAAGTATAAAGTGttatggtttatattttctCTTGCGATTCCTTGGATCCTACAACTCTCATAAGAAAGTATCAATGGTAAAGTCGGTCGTCAATACTGTTAATAGTTTTAACTGTCATATGTTTTGAGCAAACATGCAAAACACAACAGGGAAGTAAACACAAACATGACTGGTTCAATTTAAGAACTCAAAACTGAAGTGCATGTCGGTTCTGAGCTGTATATTGACATTTTAACGCTGTATCCAACATGCGATGGGCGTTTTTAACTACGACAACAGTGGAGATCCTTCCATTTATATTTTCCATTAATACGGATTTGTTTGACGTTTATCTTCCACGTAAGAGTGACTCAAGGCCAATTGACAAATTGGAGTTTGATTAGGATGATTTTAGTTAGAACGTGATATTCATGATTTTAGTTTCAACACTTTCCAAATTCGGAAGACATGCATGCATGTATACATAcccatccatatatatataaaaaaatagtaaaggCAGATAAGCTATACCTGCCTAATTTGTTACAAGTCACTGAGTCATAATTCATATCTAAAACCCTTATCAGATCCATGTTTATTTGTCATTAAGATATATAAATGGAACGTTTTTTAATCAACCAACCtaacaaaaaaaggaagaatAATCTTGGTATATCCAGCAAAGTCCTAGCCATCATCTAATCGTAAACGGTTTGACCAAGAAAACATACAGATAAAGATGACGATGTGACAGAAGGGACGTCAGCTTATGCGTATATGCATTGCATGTACGCTGCGACTCGACGCCACCTTTCCTATCTATAAATAACAGAGACAACTAAGACttgtaaaaacatataaataaagaCATAAACAGACAAAAgcttattaaaacataaacagTTCAAGGATGGTGGTTGTCGGAAATGATCTCTCgtccaagactctccccagaGTTCTCATCGTCTCTCGTCGAACTCTACGCAAGAACAAGTACGTGGACTTCGTGGGAGAGTACCATCTCGACCTCATCGTCTCGCACGGCGCCGTCCCTGTGATCGTCCCACGTGTAAGCGGGATCCACTCTATGCTCCGGAGCTTCGAGCCTATCCACGGCGTCCTCCTCTGCGAGGGAGAAGACGTAGACCCTTCTCTCTACGCAGACAAAGAGCTGCCAGGACTCTCTCAGGAGGACATGGACGAGATCAGGAGCTTGCACGCAAGCGACACGACCATCGACAAAGAGAAAGACAGCATCGAGCTTACTCTAGCTAAGCTCTGTCTCGAAAGAAACATTCCGTTCTTAGGCATCTGTCGTGGCTCTCAGATCCTCAACGTAGCAGCGGGAGGAACTCTGTACCAAGACATTGATAAAGAAGTTGGAACTACGACGAAGCATATAGACTATGACAACTACGATGAGCATAGACACGAGGCTAGGCTCGTGGAGGAGACGCCGTTGCGCAAATGGTTCGACGAGGTGGATCAGATCATGGTGAATTCGTATCATCATCAAGGCGTGAAGAGACTCGCGGAACGTTTTGTTCCCATGGCATACGCTCCTGATGGTTTGATAGAAGGGTTTTACGATCAGGATCGGTATGATCCGGAGGAAGGTCGGTTTCTGATGGGTCTGCAGTTTCATCCCGAGAGGATGAGACGACTCTCGGATGATGAGTTTGATTATGAAGGATGTGTTTCCGTTTACAAGGAGTTTGTGAAAGCTGTGACAGCGTTTCATAAGAAGCAACTTGATGCAGCAGAGATTGTgatggaggtgaagaagaagacgctAGTCAAAAGTGAGCTTTTAGAGGCGAACACTTCGGTTCTAAGCAAGCAACAAGAGAACAGGCTGAAGCAGATGGGAGCCACGGTGAGGAACTCGTGTGTGTACATGAAGAGGATGAAGAGGAAAGAGGAGCAAGAGAGAGCGATGGATAAGTTGTCCGCAGAGCGTTTGTCTGATCTGCTTTCGTTCCACCGTATGATGGCTCGTCTTTGCTCTGATGCCATCAAGAGGAAGCTGCTGGAACCAGCAGATAGTGACTATTGAGACTGCCTTTTTCATCAACTATTAGCTTTTATTGTAATAAACATGTTacatataaatgaaaattagttTTTCTGTTTACATTACAACTTGAGAGTTTCCTTTTAAGTAACATCATACATCatttttcatcatcatcatcgtatCATCACCggcagaagaagatgaagtcAGGATGGTTGACATGACGCAACCTCAGCCAATTGTCTGCGGCTTTGAAAAGGGAGTTCACAAGCTGGTGACCAGAGCCTTTGGTACTCGTCCATACAGAACCTCTCAACTTGTATGTGGCGAGGCCAAAGACAGGAAGCATTGTCTTCTCAACACTCTCCCTTGGCTGCACCTCACACATAGACTGTGTTGTAACTTCTGCACCTGCTAGAACCGAAGATAGATAGTCACCACCTCATAATAATTAACATAATTACCATGCCTAGACTAATAAAACGAATTGCTGATTGATTTACCTAAGAAATTGTATCAACTAGTAGTGTTTCTAATATATAAATGCTGAGTACCAAATGTTACCTTGAAAGGGTGCGTGAAGAGAATGATACGTCAAGAAGCAAGCATCCAGATCCTTGAGTGTTGGTCCTGTGGGTATTTTGTAAATTGGGTACCTACAAAGTATAGTAATTGATTATAAGAGACATGAGGGGGGCAATGTTGATTAAAGCATGTGCACATGGGACAAAGAAGAATAATACCATGCCACGGAGAACCAGCTTGAAGGCAGTAAATCACAGCTTCTCAGCGTCTTCAGCTCAGGAAAGCTAGAGGCAAGGTCACACATCTGCAATGTTAACAACTGAATAAGACAGCTATCTTAAGAAATGCACATGAGACCTGGAGAAGTTGCTAGACAGTAGTTGAACATTGTACAGTCATACTTGATAGTCTAATTGGATGCGTTGGAGCAATTACAATTGAGAAGAGTTGTTGGGTTTGACTAAAATAATAGCATTACATTCATACAATAAATATTTGATGTTACTTCGTCAATAAAAGCATCTTTCAGTACCTAACTTCCGTGTAGACgcatacataaatttatttcaaaCCATGAGAAGTGTTAATAGTTTAGTCTAAAACACACTTAACCTGTTTTCTGAATCTATATGATCTTTAATAACTTGTACACAATATAAACTTGTACACAAATAACACATGCCTTGCTAACTTGATATACAGAGTTAAAATAGAGACAAACCTTGTCGGTAAAGGGTTCGCGGATGTAAGGAAGATCACGTTCAAGATACTCAAAGATCAAACGACCTTGAGAGGCTAAAGGCTCCCCATCATCACTAGACGAGTCTTCCATATGCTCCTTTCTTAAAGAGAGTCCTCTTTCTGACTCACTGCTGCTTCCTTCGCTGCTTGAATCCTTGAAATCACTGTCACTCTCCTCACTTAGCCGCCTGCAGtaggacaagacttgagttatAGACTGAAGGCAGAGAGGTTCAAGAACACTTGATTTGGTACCTTGAGCTTAAGGGATGAGAATCAGCATAGAGTTGGATGGCAGAGAGAGAAGGAACGTAGTATTGGAAGACACGATCTTTATAATAACTGTTGTTGTTATTCAAAGAGAGAGGAACTCCAGTGCCGTAAGCACTCCACTCTGCAAACGATTCCCATACATCACCAAGAACAAAGTACGGAGGAGGCTGCTGCAACTCAACAACATCACTGCCTCTCCTTTCCTTTACCATCGTCTGCGTGTAAACAAAAAGTTATAGTCTTTAATATAAAAAGGTAATGACTTTAGAGTCTTTGAGACATGTTGAAACTGTTGGGTAAGCTTGAAGATAGCTTAAGTTATAAGTTTCCTA is part of the Brassica rapa cultivar Chiifu-401-42 chromosome A09, CAAS_Brap_v3.01, whole genome shotgun sequence genome and harbors:
- the LOC103842923 gene encoding uncharacterized protein LOC103842923 isoform X2, coding for MVKERRGSDVVELQQPPPYFVLGDVWESFAEWSAYGTGVPLSLNNNNSYYKDRVFQYYVPSLSAIQLYADSHPLSSRRLSEESDSDFKDSSSEGSSSESERGLSLRKEHMEDSSSDDGEPLASQGRLIFEYLERDLPYIREPFTDKMCDLASSFPELKTLRSCDLLPSSWFSVAWYPIYKIPTGPTLKDLDACFLTYHSLHAPFQGAEVTTQSMCEVQPRESVEKTMLPVFGLATYKLRGSVWTSTKGSGHQLVNSLFKAADNWLRLRHVNHPDFIFFCR
- the LOC103842922 gene encoding uncharacterized protein LOC103842922, which translates into the protein MATIPPQLPLATRSALRRASSSVHFFTSTSSFRHRATKLFLPRAFSSSVKLPTKPPLCTADELHYVSVPNSDWRLALWRYFPPPQTPTRNHPLLLLSGVGTNAIGYDLSPGCSFARHMSAQGFETWILEVRGAGLSTRVSDLKDVEDSAHELSHQIQSTAKAAAKEAQVTEIADTAPPASDVSVVGEEASSASAWDESKIVARLTATFMRLSERLSGFLSEGQSLFMSAKLFDKIAMLLEDSRMYERFNEIRSKLLSLIESRQNSGLGNQIRELTQRLVDLLDDGQKSVSPQLIDLQERLTSTIEDFQKQLDLIVKYDWDFDNYLEEDVPAAIEYVRAQCKPKDGKLFAIGHSMGGILLYAMLSRCAFEGREPCLAAVATLASSLDYTTSDSALKLLIPLADPAQALSVPVVPLGALLAAAYPLSSRPPYVLSWLNDLISATDMMHPEQLEKLVLNNFCTIPAKLLIQLTTAFREGGLRDRSGEFYYKDHLSSTTVPVLALAGDRDLICPPIAVEDTVKLFPENLVTYKLLGEPDGPHYAHYDLVGGRLAVEQVYPCITEFLSHHDSA
- the LOC103842923 gene encoding uncharacterized protein LOC103842923 isoform X1, with amino-acid sequence MLGAGFHLTKLQRAQSDVSHGRSINTSPASSSSNVERFLESVTPSVPAHYLPKTMVKERRGSDVVELQQPPPYFVLGDVWESFAEWSAYGTGVPLSLNNNNSYYKDRVFQYYVPSLSAIQLYADSHPLSSRRLSEESDSDFKDSSSEGSSSESERGLSLRKEHMEDSSSDDGEPLASQGRLIFEYLERDLPYIREPFTDKMCDLASSFPELKTLRSCDLLPSSWFSVAWYPIYKIPTGPTLKDLDACFLTYHSLHAPFQGAEVTTQSMCEVQPRESVEKTMLPVFGLATYKLRGSVWTSTKGSGHQLVNSLFKAADNWLRLRHVNHPDFIFFCR
- the LOC103842924 gene encoding LOW QUALITY PROTEIN: putative glutamine amidotransferase GAT1_2.1 (The sequence of the model RefSeq protein was modified relative to this genomic sequence to represent the inferred CDS: inserted 2 bases in 1 codon), whose amino-acid sequence is MVVVGNDLSSKTLPRVLIVSRRTLRKNKYVDFVGEYHLDLIVSHGAVPVIVPRVSGIHSMLRSFEPIHGVLLCEGEDVDPSLYADKELPGLSQEDMDEIRSLHASDTTIDKEKDSIELTLAKLCLERNIPFLGICRGSQILNVAAGGTLYQDIDKEVGTTTKHIDYDNYDEHRHEARLVEETPLRKWFDEVDQIMVNSYHHQGVKRLAERFVPMAYAPDGLIEGFYDQDRYDPEEGRFLMGLQFHPERMRRLSDDEFDYEGCVSVYKEFVKAVTAFHKKQLDAAEIVMEVKKKTLVKSELLEANTSVLSKQQENRLKQMGATVRNSCVYMKRMKRKEEQERAMDKLSAERLSDLLSFHRMMARLCSDAIKRKLLEPADSDXIETAFFINY